The following is a genomic window from Candidatus Methylomirabilis tolerans.
GCGGCGTCGGATAGCACGAAAGATGCTCGATGGCGGGAAGTAGCGGCCCGTTACAGTGTGCGCACGGCGGTTCGGTCAGTGTCCTCGTTCCTTCCCGGCCGCGACTCGACAGGCCCTCACTCCTTTAACGAAGTCCGTTCCGGCGCCTGCCGCACCCGCGCCAATACCGGAGTACCCACACCAAATTCGGAAGAGCCGTTATTGACAGATTCCAGTGACCGCGCAAGATTTATAATATGGTGGTATTAGAGGAATCCACGTGAGACCTTTGGGTTTTCTGATAATAATTGCATTGTCCCTGGCTGGGCTGGTGAGCGGCTGCGCGACGGTAAAGCGAACAGGGACTGAGACGCCTCGAAGCGCGACCGAGCAGCTCCTCCTCTCGACCGCAGCCGAACGGTCTGCGACGCAGATTGAAGGCCCAGATTTTCTCGGGGTCCCCCTCTATCTCGAGGTCGCCGGGTTAACCAACGACGCCGCGTTCGCCAAGGAGACCGTGGCGAGCGAGTTGCAAGCGAGAGGCGCTGTGATTGTCACGGATGCGACAAAGGCAACGTACACCGTAAAACTTTTAGTGCAGGCTTTCGGCACAGACCAGACGGAGTCGTTTCTCGGCATTCCTGCCATGAATGCTATCGTCCCGATTCCGGAGATCGCTCTCTACAAGCGGCGCCGGCAAACTGCGCGAAGCCGATTACGATACATCGTCATTGATACCCGAACCGGTCAGACCGTCGGGCAGGCACAAGAGGCGGAGGGCAAGACGACATCTACCAGTTGGACGATCCTCTTCTTCGCTTTTGAGCGGTCCGATATGGATGATCGACCCTGAACAAGCCGGCATGGAGGTAAACGATGGAAGCGCTCACACTGCTTATCGCCGTTATCGCCCTTGGGCTGGCCATTGTTGCGTTTAAGCGCACTGGGGGCATTGAGGACCTCAAGCGCCAAGTGGAGGGTTTCGGCAGCAAGTCTGAAACGGCGCGGCACAAGACAGCCGATGCCCTGAACCGACTGGAACAGCTCATTCGCGGCAAAGAACAATCCCATAAGGAGAAAGAAGACAAGCCAGACGAGCCTTCAAAGCCCGAGTGAATCGCAATGAGGTGCGAAAGGTGAACAAGCTCTTCCGATACGACCTCTGGGCGGTCGAGCTGGACCGTCTGGCTCTGTGGGAGCGGCTGGGAGTTCGGCTCCTACGATTTGTGATCGTCGCCTGGTTGGAGTTCCAGGGGAATATCCTCAGCATCCGGGCTACCAACCTTGTCTACACCACCATCCTCTCCCTCGTCCCCTTTCTGGCTGTCATGTTTTCCGTGTTGAAGGCCTTCGGAGTACACCAGCAGATCGAGCCGTTTCTGGCCCAGGTTCTGGAGCCGTTGGGCGAACGAGGCCATGAGGTCACTATCCGGATCATCGGCTTTGTGAACAATCTCAAGGTCGGCGTACTTGGGACTGTCGGCGTGGTTACCCTGTTTTGGACGACCTTTTCGACGATCGATCAGATCGAAAACGCCTTCAACACGATCTGGCGCGTGCGCCGGTCTCGTTCCTTTGGCCGCAAATTCACAGACTATCCCAGCGTCGTACTGGTGGGACCAGTGCTTGTCTTTGGCGCGTTCGCGCTGATCGCCTCAGTGCAGAACCTTTGGTTGGTTCAGCGCATGCTGGAGATTCAGCCGTTCGGGTCCCTCATAGTGCTCGGCGCGGAAATCCTGCCTTTTATCATGCTCTGCGGCGCCTTCAGCTTTTTGTACGCGTTTATCCCCAACACCCAGGTCCGCCTGAGCTCCGCGCTCGTCGGCGGGCTCACGGCAGGCCTGCTGTGGCAGCTTGCCGGGACGGCGTTTACCGCGTTCGTGGCCGAATCCGGGCGGTACAGCGCAATCTATTCCGGTTTCGCAATTCTGATCCTCTTCCTGCTCTGGCTCTACATCGCCTGGATCATCGTGCTGCTCGGCGCGCAGATATCGTACCTCTACCAGCACCCATCGGCCTACCTTAGCCGCGCCTCCTGGCACCGACGAACCCACGAGGTCTATGAACGAGCAGGCTTGATGGTGCTTACCGAGATCGCACGGCGCCATCTGGCCGGGCAGCCCCCCGTCAGGATCGCGGACTTGGCCCTGAGGCTTGATGTCCCACAGGGGGTAGCCGAAGAGCTTGTGGAGGAGTTCGTCCACCACAGCCTGCTCTATCGAACGGAGGACCAGCCGGGGTTCACATTGAGCCGACCGCCCGAGCACGTGCCCATCGCGGAAGTCCTGACTTTGATCCGAACTCGTCAGCAACATGCAGCGGCCGATACAGCCACGCCTGTCCCGATTACGGAATTGCTGCACCGGCGCGACGAGGCAGTGCGGATGGCCTTGAAGGGAGTCACCTTACGTTCCCTGGTCGTTGATGGGGCACCTGAAGGCTTTCCGGACCCTCCTACATGGTGAGGACCTCCTAAAAAGATCTGCAGGCTTTCACGAAACCCTATCTAACCATCATCTCCTGATCAGTTTGCCCATCTCGTGCCAAAGAAGGTCGACCCTATTGAGGGCGGCAGGGAGGTTGCTGTCCATTTCATCTCTCGCTTGCTTGATGGCGCCTTGAAGTTCTTCGATAGCCTTTTTCTGCTCATCTGTCGCAGTGGCCTTCGTCTTCTCAAATAGCTCGTAGATCAAATCGACCTCGCTCTTCGCTGTCCCAACGTTCTTGGATTTCAGTTCCACCTGGACTTTGATAAGATTGCCCCTCACGGTCGCCATTGCAACATTAAAACCCACTCTCTGCAAACCGGACCGAATCTCCTTGGTTATCTTATCCAGGTTGTCGGAGTGCTTCCTTAAGGCCTCTTCAGTGCTGACTCGTTGTTGCTTAATGGTTTCCGCAACAGCAGAAAGCTCCTTTTTATGGGAATCTTGAAGGGCAGCCACTTCCGCCAACATCGTGTTCACTGTTTTAATGATCCTTTGAGGGTCAGCATCCTTAGGCAATCGGGCCGCTTCCTTGGCCTCTTGTTCTTTCTTAATATACTCCTCTATGGTGTCGAGCCTTTGCTTGATATCACTCAGATCTGACTTCAGCCCTATAGTTTCTTTCTGAATGAGCATGGGGAGGCCCAAATAGCCCCCCACCGCGAAAACGACTAGCAGAATGATGACTACCACGGCTGTCTTCATATATTCCTCCTTCAGGCACTATCCGGGCTTTCATTCGGAGTGCGGCGACGGTTATCACGAATTCTGAGCTCAGTCGCTCGATCGAAAAACCTCATCGCTTTTTCCTCGATGGCGAATTCGTACCTTCGGCCTTGTAGGCAGGAAATCGTAATATCCGAGGGAAGCCTGGCCAGTACATGGGCATTTCCGAACTTCTCCTCTAAGCAGCCATAGATGATTCGATCCGCCCCCAGATACTCCACCCGCGTCACGTTGAGCTGAAAGGACACGAGCTTGCCCGCCCCTCTGTAGACCGCCTTCGGAATAAGGTGCTCGGGGCGAAGGCCGATGACAACATCCCCATGCGCAACCAGGTTCATGGGAGGTGATCCCAGGAAGCCGGCCACAAAGGCATCGGCCGGCTCATCGTAGATCTGTTGAGGCGTACCAAGCTGCCTGACCCTCCCTGCATGCATCACGGCAATCCGGTCTGCAAGCCCCATGGCTTCCATCTGGTCATGGGTGACATAGAGGGTCGTGGTCCTGATCCGTCGCTGCAACAGCAAAAGCTCCTCTCGGGCTGCGGTTCGACGTTTTGCGTCAAGGTTGGAGAGGGGCTCATCGAGAAGGAACACCGCCGGCTCTCGAACTAACGCCCTGGCCAAGGCCACCCGTTGCCGCTCGCCCCCGGACAGTTCGCGGGGCTTCCGATCGAGCAGGTGCTCGATCCCGAACATCGCGGCCGCCTTCTTCACTTTCTGCCCGATAGCCTCCCGCCCCATTCCATGGACCTCGAGAGGAAAGGCGATGTTCTTGAAGACCGTCATATGGGGGTAAAGGGCATAGCTCTGGAAGACCATGGCCACCTGCCTTGCCTGCGGCGGAAAATCGTTCACCACCCGTCCTCCTATCCGCACTTCTCCACACGTGGGTTGTTCTATGCCGGCGACGATCCGAAGAAGCGTGGACTTTCCGCACCCCGATGGCCCCAGGAGGACAAAGAATTCCCCGTCATTGACGAGCAGGTCCACGCCATCCACGGCCCGAGTGGTTTCGAACTGTTTTGTGACCCCCTTGATTTCAACCGTTGCCATACCTTACTCACCCAATACTGTGAGCCTGTGTCTCAATTCGGCTCTTTCGGTTCTTACTCCGGTTTCCCCTCTCCGCTGCCTGCGCCTTGTGTATCCTCGGCGGCTGCCGGGGACGTCACGCCTCATGGTCCCAAGTTGGGAATGCGGCGAACACCCCAACTGCCAAGGATCTGGCTCCATCAGAGGAGACCAAGTGAAGAGAGAACAAAGATGCTGAGCCGTGACCAAGGCAGGTCGTGATCGCACACTCACACGGCCCCATGGTCTATCAAAAGGGCCGACGCACGCTGGATCTGTTCCTGTGTCCCCAGCAGGACTACGACATCTCCCGGTTCCAGGTGCATCTTCTCAGATGGGTGTGAGATGGTCCGTCCGCTCCGGAGGACAGCAATGATCGAAGCGCCGGTCCTCGCACGGGTGGATACCTGTCCGATAGTCTTCCCGGCCGCAGGCGAGTCTTCTCCGATTGTGACGCTCTCCACCTGGACATCCGTCAGGGTCCCGCTACGCAGGTGGTGGGCCAACCTCGGAAGTTTTCCGCGCCGCAGCAACTCGTACCCCTCCCTGCGAATCTGCTCGGCTTTTTCTACGATCAGGTCCTGGGGCATCTTATAGGTTCGAAGGACGAGGGCGAAGATCTCGATCGAGGTCTCGAACTCCTCCGGTACTACCTCGTCGGCCCCAAGCTGAAGCAGTTCGTCGATGGCCTTCAGGTACCGTGTCCGCACGATAATATGGATACCGGAATTGATGCTTCTGGCGAGCCGTACCACCCGTCGCGCGGCAAACGGATCTGAGACCGCCACCACCAGGACCTTTGCCTGCCCGATACACACGTGGCGAAGAACAGCCGAATGGGTGGCATCTCCATAGATAATCGGGACCCCCTTTTTGGCCTCCCGCCGGACGATCTCCCCGTGTAACTCCACAACGACGTATGGGATCCCGGTATCTGCAAGAACACGGGAAAGATTGCGCCCGTTCACCCCATAGCCAACCACAATCACATGATCCTGGATCGTCAGGCGGTGGGCGCCGGCGGCGGCTATCTGTACCGTTGTCCGCCTTGGCAGCCAATGCCGGAGCCTCTGCAGGGCCTCTGCGCGTCTGGCTATCCTCGGCGCGCCCTCGATCAGAAATGGCGTGGCCGCCATCGTGAGCACCGAGACCGCAAGGAACACCTGGTACGACTCCTCCGCCAACAGACCGGCCGCCCATCCCTCCCCCGCCAGGATGAAGGCGAATTCTCCCACCTGGGCCAACGCAAACCCGCTGAGCAGCGCCGCCCGCGGTGGAAATCCGATAGCGAAGACCGAGGCCGAACCGGCGAGAAACTTGCCCGCCAGAATCGCCACGACCAGCCCGGGAATCAGAATGGGATGATTGAGCAGGATCCGTACGTCCATGAGCATCCCGACAGAGACAAAGAACAGGCTGGTGAAGCTGTCTCGGAACGGGATCACCTCGGCGATGGCTTGGTGGCCGTATCTGGACTCGGAGATAATCAGGCCTGCGAGAAACGCTCCGAGGGCGAGCGAGAGGCCGACCAGCGAGGTGATCCAGGCGATACCGAGGCACAGGACGATGATCGTGAGCAGAAACAGTTCCCGGATCTGCGTTCGAACGATCTGCTCAAGCAGTCGAGGAACAAGCCACCGTGCCGTGACAAAGATCATCACGACGAGTATGGTCGAGACGATCAGTGTGATCAGCAGTCTCCCGAGACCCTGGTTGTTGGATTGGGCCAGCAGCGGGATGAACAGCATCATCGGAACGACGGCGAGGTCCTGAAAGATCAGGATGCCGATGGTGGCGCGTCCGTGCAGCGTATCGCTTTCGCCTCGCTCCCCCATGGCCTTCAGGACGATCGCCGTGCTGCTGAGCGACAGAAGGCAGCCCCAGAATATGGCCTGACGAAACGGGATATCCCATACCGTCGCGATGACCGCGACGAGCATCACCACGCTTATGACTTGCAGATGCCCGGCTACCAGCAGCAGTCCGCGGGATGCGATT
Proteins encoded in this region:
- a CDS encoding cation:proton antiporter, with the protein product MPGHEVVSDLLAIFAISIAVVFLFQKVRLPSIAGFLVVGALVGPYGLNLISDLDQVRVVAEIGVVALLFTIGVEFSLGQLIASRGLLLVAGHLQVISVVMLVAVIATVWDIPFRQAIFWGCLLSLSSTAIVLKAMGERGESDTLHGRATIGILIFQDLAVVPMMLFIPLLAQSNNQGLGRLLITLIVSTILVVMIFVTARWLVPRLLEQIVRTQIRELFLLTIIVLCLGIAWITSLVGLSLALGAFLAGLIISESRYGHQAIAEVIPFRDSFTSLFFVSVGMLMDVRILLNHPILIPGLVVAILAGKFLAGSASVFAIGFPPRAALLSGFALAQVGEFAFILAGEGWAAGLLAEESYQVFLAVSVLTMAATPFLIEGAPRIARRAEALQRLRHWLPRRTTVQIAAAGAHRLTIQDHVIVVGYGVNGRNLSRVLADTGIPYVVVELHGEIVRREAKKGVPIIYGDATHSAVLRHVCIGQAKVLVVAVSDPFAARRVVRLARSINSGIHIIVRTRYLKAIDELLQLGADEVVPEEFETSIEIFALVLRTYKMPQDLIVEKAEQIRREGYELLRRGKLPRLAHHLRSGTLTDVQVESVTIGEDSPAAGKTIGQVSTRARTGASIIAVLRSGRTISHPSEKMHLEPGDVVVLLGTQEQIQRASALLIDHGAV
- a CDS encoding ABC transporter ATP-binding protein gives rise to the protein MATVEIKGVTKQFETTRAVDGVDLLVNDGEFFVLLGPSGCGKSTLLRIVAGIEQPTCGEVRIGGRVVNDFPPQARQVAMVFQSYALYPHMTVFKNIAFPLEVHGMGREAIGQKVKKAAAMFGIEHLLDRKPRELSGGERQRVALARALVREPAVFLLDEPLSNLDAKRRTAAREELLLLQRRIRTTTLYVTHDQMEAMGLADRIAVMHAGRVRQLGTPQQIYDEPADAFVAGFLGSPPMNLVAHGDVVIGLRPEHLIPKAVYRGAGKLVSFQLNVTRVEYLGADRIIYGCLEEKFGNAHVLARLPSDITISCLQGRRYEFAIEEKAMRFFDRATELRIRDNRRRTPNESPDSA
- a CDS encoding YihY family inner membrane protein; translation: MNKLFRYDLWAVELDRLALWERLGVRLLRFVIVAWLEFQGNILSIRATNLVYTTILSLVPFLAVMFSVLKAFGVHQQIEPFLAQVLEPLGERGHEVTIRIIGFVNNLKVGVLGTVGVVTLFWTTFSTIDQIENAFNTIWRVRRSRSFGRKFTDYPSVVLVGPVLVFGAFALIASVQNLWLVQRMLEIQPFGSLIVLGAEILPFIMLCGAFSFLYAFIPNTQVRLSSALVGGLTAGLLWQLAGTAFTAFVAESGRYSAIYSGFAILILFLLWLYIAWIIVLLGAQISYLYQHPSAYLSRASWHRRTHEVYERAGLMVLTEIARRHLAGQPPVRIADLALRLDVPQGVAEELVEEFVHHSLLYRTEDQPGFTLSRPPEHVPIAEVLTLIRTRQQHAAADTATPVPITELLHRRDEAVRMALKGVTLRSLVVDGAPEGFPDPPTW